Part of the Sphaerochaeta associata genome is shown below.
AAGGACAAGCGGCCCGTGCTCAGGCCTTTGTCCTCGGGCAAGCAGGGAGGCATAGGCCCGAATCCCGTCGGCGTCGAGCACCATGCCCTGTCCGGTCGCAAAGAGCTTGGACAACAAGGCTTCCCTACCCTTGCCCCACCCCGGGCCCACCAAGAGAGCACCATAGGAGGGGAGGCTCTGGCCTTCATAGATTTTCACCATGACCGAGGGAGATTCACAGGCAGCAAGGCTGTAGACATCAGGGTCGCAATAGAGGCTCACCAACCCGGCACGGGCTGCAAAGCAGGCCTTTGCTGAAAGTCTGGCCGCTCCTGTATAGGACACGCTGCCGCCGAAGATTCCTACATGGGCTCGGCTGTTCTTATACTCGTCGAGTGCGAGCTTCGAGAGGCTTGCCTTCCTGTCGCAAAGCAAGATATCACTTGGTACCTGTTCAAGCAGGAACGGCGGGAAGGAGGGGTTCACACAGACTACGGTTCCACATTTCGAGCGGGTTGCAGGATGGAACATGCAGCGCTTTTGAAGGCCCATGGTCACCGTAAGGTCGGCTTTGATCATAATCCCGTCTAAGGGAACATCATCACCAAGGCCGGAGGGAACATCAATGGAGAAAACCCTTGCCTTGCTCCGATTGACTGTCTCCACCAAGGATGCAGTGAGCCCTTGGAGCGGGCCTCTCAAGCCGGTGCCCATCAGGCCGTCGACAATCCAGGCGGCATTATGGAGCTCGCTGAAGAGCCGATCAAAATCAGTTTCCTCGGCCTCCAGGGAGGTAATCCCATACGCTTGGGCGATGCTGCGATGTCGTGTACAGGAATCAGAAATACGCGTACCCATGTAGATGAGAAGCTGGTTGGTGAACCCATCTCCAAACGCATATCGGCTTACCACCAATGCATCCCCCCCATTGTTGCCCGGGCCGCACAAGAACACCAGCCGATCAGTTTTGGACAGGCGGGGTTTCCATATCTGATAGGCTTGCAGACCTGCACTCTCCATGAGACAGAGAGAGGGAATCATCGCCACATGTTGGGCCTTCTCGTCCAGTTTGGTTATATCGGAGGCACGTGCAAGTGATTTCATGTTCATACTGTACATGAGGCGTACAAAGCGGTCAACATTTCCTATCTTGACACATTGGAGGCATCCCGTTAGGCTGAACGTGTCCTGGGGTGGCGTAACAGCCTGAGATTACACCCGTTAACCTGATCTGGATAATACCAGCGGAGGGAGACAGTCACTTCTCAATCACACCTATCCCCATGGCAGACTATTCAATATGGAGGTGCTTATGAACAAGCATCGGTACGTATGTGTTTTGGTTGCCATCCTTACACTCTCTTTCTCTGTATTTGCACAACCGGCCAAGGAATCGAAAGAGTTGGTTGTGTACGCCTACGACGCATTCTGCGGAGACTGGGGTCCCGGTCCTGCAATCGTCGAGGAGTTTGAGAAACAGCATGGCATCAAAGTAAACCTGGTAAGTGCGGGAGACGCCGTGGAGATGATGACCAAGGTCATCAGCGAAGCAGACAACCCTTGGGCGGATGTAGTGATCGGCATCACCGACGACATGGCTCAGAAGGTGTATGATGCGAATGTGCTTGAGCGGTACGAAAGTGCTGCACTCTCAGACATTCCAGCATTCCTTCACTTCGATCCCTCCTATCGGCTGCTGCCGTTCGACTACGGCAATTTTGCGTTCGTCGTCGATACCGAGCGAATGAAGGCAGAGGATGTTCCAACTTCACTTGCCTCCCTTGTCGATCCCAAATACAAGAACAAGGTGATCCTCATTGACCCACGTACTTCTTCAGTAGGTTTGGGTTTGTTGCTCTGGACCATCGAGGTGTTCGGAGAGAAAGAGTACCTGACTTGGTGGAAAGCAATGAAGGAGAATGCCCTGACGATCACCGACGGATGGTCCAGCGCCTACGGACTCTTTACCGAGGGAGAGGCCCCCTTGGTGCTCAGCTACTCCACCAGTCCTGTTTACCATGTGACCTATGAAGAGACCACCCGCTATCAGACAGTATTATTCTCCGAGGGCCATAGTACCACCATAGAAGGAGCAGGCATCCTCTCATCAAGCAAACAGAAGGGAATTGCACAGAAATTTGTAGACTATCTGCTTACCGAAGCTCAACTTACCATTGCCTTGGCCAATTCGATGTATCCGGTCAACAGCAAGACTGAGCTCCCCGCTGCTTTCGACTATGCCCCGAAACCGCAAAAGAGCCTCTCAATGGATACTAAAATGCTTGCAAAAAACCTCGATAGATGGCTTACTGAATGGACACAGGTAATGAGTAAATGAGAGAAGACAAGAATTTACAGTATAAGCGATTCTATCGCGTAATGCCGTTGCCCTCTGCAATGGTTTTGCTGCTGTTGTTCTTTGTCCCTCTTTTTTTCACCCTCTCCTCGGCGTTCTTCACCGAGCAAGGATTTTCGTTCTCGCGTATTGCAGGGGTCTTCACCGACCCCTATACGCAGAGAATCATGCTCTTCACACTGCTGCAGGCAACCCTTTCAACACTTGCATCACTACTTGTCGCCCTGCCCGGTGCCTATTTGATCGCCACCTACTCGTTCAGGGGGAAACGCCTCATTCTTGCACTCAGTGCCATTCCTTTTGTTATTCCTTCTATTTTGGTTGTCCTGGGCTTTGTCATTTTCTTTGGCAATAATGGGTTTCTCAACCGAATCCTGATGGCGCTTTTCGAGCTGGAGGAACCTCCGCTATCCATCCTCTACTCTTTTCCCGCCATCATTCTCGCCCATACCTTCTACAACTTTCCGATCATCATGAGCTTGGTCTCTTCCTATTGGGAACATATGGATGGCAATTGTGAGACGGCATCCTATACCTTGGGGGCCACCAAGGCGAAGACGTTCTTTTCCATAACCTTGCCGCGTCTGCTTCCTGCCATCATCAGCGCAGCCTCCTTGGTGTTTCTCTTCTGTTTCAACAGTTTTGCCATCATCCTCGTCCTCGGCGGCGGGCCGCAGTA
Proteins encoded:
- a CDS encoding NAD(P)H-hydrate epimerase, whose amino-acid sequence is MKSLARASDITKLDEKAQHVAMIPSLCLMESAGLQAYQIWKPRLSKTDRLVFLCGPGNNGGDALVVSRYAFGDGFTNQLLIYMGTRISDSCTRHRSIAQAYGITSLEAEETDFDRLFSELHNAAWIVDGLMGTGLRGPLQGLTASLVETVNRSKARVFSIDVPSGLGDDVPLDGIMIKADLTVTMGLQKRCMFHPATRSKCGTVVCVNPSFPPFLLEQVPSDILLCDRKASLSKLALDEYKNSRAHVGIFGGSVSYTGAARLSAKACFAARAGLVSLYCDPDVYSLAACESPSVMVKIYEGQSLPSYGALLVGPGWGKGREALLSKLFATGQGMVLDADGIRAYASLLARGQRPEHGPLVLTPHVGELGALLEGLFGKEQDIQSPNAFFASLQKAASELHATLIVKSSLVHIVDETGRMVVIEGNNPSLGVAGSGDVLGGIVASLLAKYQNRWLASLEGALIHQEAGRLAQQAYGYYDSETLLAFLGKAVQEAEV
- a CDS encoding thiamine ABC transporter substrate-binding protein, with translation MNKHRYVCVLVAILTLSFSVFAQPAKESKELVVYAYDAFCGDWGPGPAIVEEFEKQHGIKVNLVSAGDAVEMMTKVISEADNPWADVVIGITDDMAQKVYDANVLERYESAALSDIPAFLHFDPSYRLLPFDYGNFAFVVDTERMKAEDVPTSLASLVDPKYKNKVILIDPRTSSVGLGLLLWTIEVFGEKEYLTWWKAMKENALTITDGWSSAYGLFTEGEAPLVLSYSTSPVYHVTYEETTRYQTVLFSEGHSTTIEGAGILSSSKQKGIAQKFVDYLLTEAQLTIALANSMYPVNSKTELPAAFDYAPKPQKSLSMDTKMLAKNLDRWLTEWTQVMSK